The following coding sequences are from one Kallotenue papyrolyticum window:
- a CDS encoding nucleotidyltransferase family protein has translation MILAAGAGTRLRPLTDTIPKPMLPIAGEPLLAHTLRWLQAAGIREIALNLHHLPQVIRQGLGDGAHWGVRLRYSEEAELRGTAGALLPLRDFFDQSFVVVYGDLLLNLDLTTLIDTHRARGSMLTIALKTTQQPQSQGMVEFDASGRVVRFVEKPRVWPADHPWANAGVYVVEPDVLRFIPADRPSDWGFDIIPGLIAANAPVYACLPPGQVVDIGTLAVYEQIKDRGL, from the coding sequence ATGATCCTAGCGGCGGGCGCGGGCACGCGGCTCCGCCCGCTCACCGACACGATCCCCAAACCGATGCTGCCGATCGCCGGCGAACCTCTGCTGGCACACACGCTGCGCTGGTTGCAGGCCGCCGGCATCCGCGAGATCGCACTCAACCTGCATCATCTGCCGCAGGTTATCCGCCAGGGCCTAGGCGACGGCGCGCACTGGGGTGTGCGCCTGCGCTACTCAGAGGAAGCCGAGCTGCGCGGCACAGCGGGCGCGCTGCTGCCACTGCGCGACTTTTTCGATCAATCCTTCGTGGTGGTTTACGGCGATCTGCTCTTGAACCTGGACCTGACCACCCTGATCGACACCCATCGGGCGCGCGGCAGCATGCTGACCATCGCGCTCAAAACCACCCAACAGCCACAATCGCAGGGCATGGTGGAGTTCGATGCGAGCGGACGGGTCGTGCGGTTTGTCGAGAAACCGCGCGTCTGGCCCGCCGACCACCCCTGGGCCAATGCCGGTGTCTATGTGGTCGAACCCGACGTGCTGCGCTTCATTCCCGCCGATCGTCCATCCGACTGGGGCTTCGACATCATTCCAGGCCTGATCGCCGCCAACGCGCCGGTGTATGCCTGCCTGCCGCCCGGCCAGGTCGTCGATATCGGTACGCTGGCTGTGTACGAGCAGATCAAGGATCGCGGCCTGTAG